Proteins encoded together in one Temnothorax longispinosus isolate EJ_2023e chromosome 5, Tlon_JGU_v1, whole genome shotgun sequence window:
- the LOC139812969 gene encoding uncharacterized protein, translated as MPVCSVKGCKNRYENVKEKKIRFFSFPKDEDTAAKWIKACGKSVNLKSARVCSIHFALNCYKEIPEHLKCLGDNYAKGIRTLLPNAVPTENLIFEEARGVLREVNVYRKNAEIIAKTIVNSNISRDNAENINTENVCTHIEVSNDQNCKSMNISTSVNNIINENVSVSDKNEVTKDCENLFVSVSDSNKITLSNVEHSFNMAGCSESQSIVQDHHETVRCQEKLKDEELAKKNKEINALKIKLKRLEKRTNITIKKKVNEVLKNVFTPKQIERIMYPNKKRVKWNIEDISSAISLRSVSPKAYRYLRKNKYSLRPLPGLSTLRKWATRLNLDEDCDVTLVDFSDLNNPMKQIALENPEMSMSMKKTIIFSKICRINIWFQQISMILILIEVFLFTMLKILMLPNIDATEKDGHYPIHDRCKREYFTGASMV; from the exons ATGCCTGTGTGCAGTGTTAAGGGATGTAAAAATAGGTACGAGAatgtgaaagaaaagaaaatacgtttcttttctttcccgAAAGACGAAGACACTGCAGCAAAATGGATAAAAGCATGTGGTAAAAGTGTTAACCTCAAAAGTG ctCGAGTATGTTCCATACATTTTGCACTAAATTGTTATAAGGAAATCCCAGAACATTTAAAATGCTTAGGTGATAATTATGCAAAGGGGATACGTACACTTTTACCAAATGCAGTACCGAcagaaaatttgatttttgagGAAGCAAGAGGTGTCTTGAGAGAAGTAAACGTGTATAGAAAAAATGCCGAAATAATAGCTAAAACAATAGTTAATTCAAATATAAGCAGAGACAACgctgaaaatataaatacagaaaatgtATGCACACACATTGAGGTTTCAAATGACCAAAATTGCAAAAGCATGAATATTTCCACATCAGTCAATAACATAATCAATGAAAATGTCAG tgtttcagataaaaatgaAGTAACAAAGGATTGCGAAAACTTGTTTGTCAGTGTTTCtgatagtaataaaattactttaagtAATGTAGAACATTCATTTAACATGGCTGGATGTAGTGAAAGTCAATCAATTGTACAAGATCATCATGAAACTGTCAG gTGTCAAGAAAAACTGAAAGATGAAGAATTGGCAAAAAAGAATAAGGAAATTAATgcacttaaaataaaattaaagcgTCTTGAAAAGCGAacaaatattactattaaaaagaaagttaacgaagttcttaaaaatgtttttacacCAAAgcaaattgaaagaattatgTACCCAAATAAAAAGCGAGTTAAATGGAATATAGAAGACATTTCCTCTGCAATATCGTTACGGAGTGTCAGTCCAAAAGCGTATAGATatttaaggaaaaataaatactcACTTCGGCCACTTCCTGGACTATCTACTTTGCGAAAATGGGCAACTCGCTTAAATCTAGATGAAG ATTGTGACGTGACGTTGGTTGATTTTAGTGATCTAAACAATCCTATGAAGCAAATAGCTTTAGAAAATCCCGAAATGTCAATGTCAATGAAGAAGACGATAATCTTTTCAAAGATCTGCAGGATCAACATTTGGTTTCAGCAGATTTCTATGATTCTGATTCTGATAgaggtatttttatttacaatgttaaaaatattgatgctACCGAATATTGATGCTACCGAAAAGGACGGTCATTATCCCATACATGATAGATGCAAAAGGGAATATTTCACCGGTGCATCCATGGTGTAA
- the LOC139812971 gene encoding putative nuclease HARBI1 has protein sequence MSDKQFKERFRLNRTTVYEIINDYEQSQPYLTDNTHGGSTPISAETQILSFICFSCNKCTLRDVSEKFDIGLSTLFRHMNRVVNYLLNCGKNIIKMAETEEEKENLSREFQKISGFPNVIGCIDGSYINIRTPAHKIKSTYTNRHDLTSVTLQAICDHKNRFLDVFTGIPGKIHDARVLALSDIKEKLPYICEKKYHILGDGAYAIRPWLLIPYRETTNLNCSQINYNKKFCATRVKIENTFGIFKGRFRQLLRLDMHKIKKISKYILALCVLHNLCIEGNDFINNEDYIQDENINWESEREDDIISRSAGEAKRNTIKDSLFLFE, from the exons ATGTCTGACAAACAG TTTAAGGAAAGATTTCGTTTAAATCGAACTACAGTTTacgaaattattaatgattatgaGCAATCTCAGCCATATCTAACTGATAATACACACGGAGGTAGTACTCCTATATCAGCTGAAACTCAaatactttcttttatttg TTTTAGCTGCAATAAATGTACTTTAAGAGATGTTTCTGAAAAGTTTGACATAGGCTTATCTACTTTGTTTCGTCACATGAATAGAgtagttaattatttactaaattgtggaaaaaatattataaaaatggcTGAaacggaagaagaaaaagaaaatttatcaagAGAATTTCAAaag atttcaGGATTTCCGAATGTAATTGGTTGTATAGATGgatcatatattaatatacgcaCACCcgcacataaaattaaatctacatataCAAATAGACATGATTTGACATCTGTCACATTACAAGCCATTTGTGATCATAAGAACAGATTTTTGGATGTATTTACTGGAATTCCAGGAAAAATTCATGATGCTCGAGTTTTAGCACTTTCTGACATAAAAGAAAAGCTACCATATATTTGtgagaaaaaatatcatattcttGGTGACGGAGCATATGCCATTAGACCGTGGTTACTCATACCATATAGGGAAACGACGAATTTAAATTGTAGtcaaatcaattataataaaaaattctgtgCAACTagagtaaaaattgaaaacaccTTTGGCATTTTTAAAGGTCGTTTTCGTCAACTTTTACGATTAGAtatgcataaaattaaaaaaatcagtaaatATATCCTTGCACTTTGTGTTCTACATAACTTGTGTATAGAAGGGAATGATTTCATCAATAATGAGGACTATATTCAGGATGAAAATATCAATTGGGAATCAGAGAGAGAGGATGATATTATATCCCGAAGTGCAGGAGAAGCTAAAAGAAATACCATAAAGGATAGCTTGTtcttatttgaataa